A genomic segment from Nitrospira sp. encodes:
- a CDS encoding Lipoyl synthase has protein sequence MSDQPLTPQSRRLPPWFKVRLQTGPDYQDIRRTMDRLKLHTICEEARCPNVWECWNARTATFLILGDICTRRCHYCSVATGRPHGVDREEPLRVAEAIQALSLRHAVITSVNRDELDDGGASIFAETIRQIRRLIPSCTIEVLIPDFEGDEAALALVADEEPDILNHNIETVRRLFPSIRPQGKYQRSIELLGRAKQMGMTTKSGLIVGMGETTDEAQEVMRDLRSVECDIMTIGQYLQPTKEHLPVARFYHPEEFAALKEEGLALGFRHVESGPLVRSSYHAEQQAR, from the coding sequence ATGAGCGATCAGCCATTGACTCCTCAATCCCGCCGTCTGCCGCCCTGGTTCAAGGTCCGGTTGCAGACCGGTCCGGACTATCAGGACATCCGCAGGACTATGGACCGGCTCAAACTCCATACGATCTGCGAAGAAGCCCGTTGCCCGAACGTGTGGGAATGTTGGAACGCGCGCACGGCCACGTTCCTGATTCTCGGCGACATTTGCACGAGGCGTTGCCACTACTGTTCTGTCGCGACCGGCCGGCCGCATGGGGTGGATCGAGAGGAGCCGTTGCGGGTGGCGGAGGCGATTCAGGCGCTCAGCCTGCGACATGCCGTCATCACGTCGGTCAATCGGGATGAACTGGATGACGGCGGCGCATCGATCTTTGCGGAGACGATCCGCCAGATCCGGCGGCTCATCCCATCCTGCACGATCGAGGTGCTGATTCCTGATTTTGAAGGGGACGAAGCGGCGCTCGCGCTGGTCGCAGATGAGGAGCCGGACATCTTGAACCATAACATTGAAACGGTGAGGCGGCTGTTCCCCTCGATCCGGCCGCAGGGGAAGTATCAGCGGTCAATCGAGTTGCTGGGCCGGGCCAAGCAGATGGGTATGACGACCAAGTCAGGGTTGATCGTCGGCATGGGTGAAACGACGGATGAAGCCCAAGAGGTCATGCGCGATCTGCGATCGGTCGAATGCGACATCATGACCATCGGTCAATATTTGCAGCCGACGAAAGAACATCTCCCCGTCGCCCGCTTCTACCACCCGGAGGAATTCGCTGCTCTGAAAGAAGAAGGCCTCGCCCTCGGCTTCCGTCACGTCGAATCGGGTCCGCTCGTCCGCAGCTCCTACCACGCGGAACAGCAAGCTCGTTGA
- a CDS encoding Pyruvate dehydrogenase E1 component beta subunit, with amino-acid sequence MLLSYREALNQAMREEMRRDQRIFLIGEEVGYYQGAFKVSKGFVEEFGPQRVVDTPITEAGFTGLAIGAAMAGLQPIVELMTMNFAIVALDQIVNNASKIRYMSGGQLSVPLVIRGPGSAAHQLGAQHSQSLEAWFCHVPGLKVVAPALPQDAKGLLKSAIRDQNPVVFIEAQLLYGTKGEVAEGDYTIPLGVADIKRPGDDVTVVAYSKMLLVALEAAEQLSRAGLNVEVIDPRTLKPLDLPTIVASVKKTGRLVIVEEGWRFCGLGAQIADSMYTAAFDYLDAPVVRVTGEDVPMPYSRPLEDAAIPDVPRVVAAVKSVCGVQ; translated from the coding sequence ATGCTGCTGTCCTATCGAGAAGCTCTCAACCAGGCCATGCGGGAAGAAATGCGCCGGGACCAGCGCATCTTTCTGATCGGCGAGGAAGTCGGCTACTACCAGGGGGCCTTCAAGGTCAGCAAGGGATTCGTCGAGGAATTCGGTCCGCAACGGGTGGTCGATACGCCGATCACGGAAGCGGGTTTCACCGGCCTGGCCATCGGAGCCGCCATGGCAGGATTGCAGCCCATCGTCGAACTCATGACCATGAACTTCGCCATCGTGGCGCTCGATCAGATCGTCAACAATGCCTCAAAAATTCGATACATGTCGGGAGGGCAACTGTCGGTCCCACTCGTGATTCGCGGACCCGGCAGCGCGGCGCACCAGTTGGGCGCGCAACATTCGCAGAGTTTGGAAGCCTGGTTTTGCCACGTGCCTGGCTTGAAGGTCGTGGCGCCGGCCTTGCCGCAGGATGCGAAGGGACTGCTCAAGAGCGCGATCCGCGATCAGAACCCCGTCGTCTTCATCGAGGCGCAACTGCTCTATGGCACGAAGGGCGAGGTGGCGGAGGGTGACTACACGATTCCTCTCGGGGTTGCCGATATCAAACGGCCCGGGGACGACGTCACGGTCGTCGCCTATTCCAAGATGCTGCTGGTGGCGCTGGAGGCTGCGGAGCAGTTGAGTCGAGCGGGGCTCAATGTCGAGGTCATCGATCCGCGCACGCTCAAACCTCTGGACCTCCCGACGATCGTCGCTTCCGTCAAGAAGACCGGGCGGCTCGTGATCGTTGAAGAGGGCTGGCGATTTTGCGGATTGGGCGCCCAGATTGCCGACAGTATGTATACCGCCGCATTCGACTATTTGGATGCTCCGGTCGTTCGCGTGACCGGTGAGGATGTGCCGATGCCCTACAGTCGCCCTCTCGAAGATGCCGCTATCCCGGATGTGCCGCGCGTGGTCGCAGCAGTCAAATCCGTTTGTGGTGTACAGTGA
- a CDS encoding Pyruvate dehydrogenase E1 component alpha subunit — translation MAGMDRKDLLSLYYQMLLIRRFEEKSAEMYALAKIAGFLHLYIGEEAIAVGAIAALQPDDYAISAYRDHGHCLAKGSDPNKVMAELFGKATGLCKGKGGSMHLVDLANRFMGGYAIVGGHIPLAAGLAFATKYQQLNLVTVCFFGEGAVPSGQAHEAFNLAALWKLPVIFICENNRYGMGTPVHRAVALYENVAEAARSYGIRAERVDGMDVLAVRSLMQKVVEQVRAGQGPFFIEAMTYRFMGHSMADPSHGHYRTKDEVEEHRNRDPLLLLKETILTNNLCAESDFKQLEQEVSDVVAAAVKFADESPFPDTSTLHDDVMAEE, via the coding sequence ATGGCCGGTATGGATAGAAAAGATCTCCTGTCGCTGTATTACCAGATGTTGCTGATCCGCCGGTTTGAGGAAAAGTCGGCGGAGATGTACGCCCTCGCCAAGATCGCCGGATTCCTCCATCTCTACATCGGTGAAGAAGCCATTGCCGTCGGGGCCATCGCCGCCCTTCAGCCCGACGACTACGCGATCAGCGCCTATCGCGACCATGGGCATTGTCTGGCCAAAGGGTCTGATCCGAACAAGGTGATGGCCGAACTGTTCGGCAAGGCGACCGGCCTCTGTAAAGGTAAGGGCGGCTCGATGCACTTGGTGGATCTCGCCAACCGCTTCATGGGTGGGTACGCGATCGTCGGCGGCCACATCCCTCTGGCCGCAGGGCTGGCCTTTGCGACCAAGTATCAACAACTCAACCTGGTGACCGTTTGTTTCTTCGGGGAAGGCGCCGTGCCGAGCGGCCAAGCACATGAAGCGTTCAACCTGGCGGCCCTGTGGAAATTGCCCGTCATCTTTATTTGCGAGAATAACCGCTACGGCATGGGCACGCCGGTGCACCGGGCGGTGGCGCTCTATGAGAACGTGGCGGAGGCAGCCCGTTCCTACGGCATCAGGGCGGAGCGCGTGGACGGCATGGACGTGCTGGCGGTCCGATCTTTGATGCAGAAGGTGGTCGAGCAGGTTCGCGCCGGTCAAGGGCCGTTCTTCATCGAAGCCATGACCTACCGGTTCATGGGCCACTCGATGGCCGATCCGTCCCATGGCCATTACCGGACCAAAGATGAAGTCGAAGAGCATCGCAATCGAGATCCGCTCCTGCTGTTGAAAGAGACGATCCTGACCAACAACCTCTGCGCCGAATCGGATTTCAAACAGCTTGAGCAGGAGGTGAGTGACGTCGTCGCGGCCGCCGTCAAATTTGCCGACGAAAGTCCCTTCCCGGATACCTCAACGTTGCATGATGACGTGATGGCGGAGGAGTAA
- a CDS encoding Two-component system response regulator protein encodes MTEDWGAVLVVDDDVDMRSLVCDVLQGRGHQCAGVGSGQEALQRLGEGDYAVVLTDLRMKGMLGTELLAEIKHKHPDVGVILMTAFGSVETAVEAMRHGASDYMTKPVKTEELVRVVERAIREAALRREVSRLRKEVHKEYSFHQILGKSKPMQALFDLIRRVADSPTNVLITGESGTGKELVAKAIHYNSDRRDAPFVPVNCAAIPEQLLESELFGHMRGAFTDAKMDKRGLFEEAQKGTLFLDEISELPLMLQAKLLRAIQEKEIRRVGATKSIPVDVRIIAATNLNLGDEVKNKRFREDFYYRLNVIELRLPPLRERREDIPILVDAFLKKCAQSRGKQVKGVSEAALAMLVEYAWPGNVRELENVIERAVTLSHGEKIIADDLPHAVQGARGDRRILDEAAERTLPLHEVEQEYIVKILEKTGGNKYQAAHVLGIDRKTLYRKLAEIEGKPHSDE; translated from the coding sequence ATGACCGAGGATTGGGGCGCGGTATTGGTGGTCGATGACGATGTAGACATGCGCAGTTTGGTGTGCGACGTGCTGCAAGGTCGTGGGCATCAATGTGCGGGGGTCGGCAGCGGGCAGGAGGCGCTTCAGCGCCTGGGAGAGGGAGACTATGCCGTGGTACTCACCGATCTGCGGATGAAAGGTATGTTGGGGACCGAACTGTTGGCTGAAATCAAACACAAGCATCCTGATGTCGGAGTGATCTTGATGACGGCCTTCGGATCGGTCGAAACCGCCGTCGAGGCGATGCGCCATGGCGCCAGCGATTACATGACCAAGCCGGTGAAAACCGAGGAATTGGTCCGAGTGGTCGAACGGGCGATTCGTGAAGCCGCGCTCCGGCGCGAAGTCAGCCGTCTCAGGAAAGAGGTGCACAAGGAATATAGCTTCCATCAGATTCTCGGGAAAAGTAAGCCGATGCAGGCCCTGTTCGACCTGATCCGCCGAGTGGCCGACAGTCCGACCAACGTGTTGATCACCGGCGAGAGCGGGACGGGAAAAGAGTTGGTCGCCAAGGCCATCCATTACAACAGCGATCGGCGTGACGCTCCGTTCGTGCCGGTGAATTGCGCCGCCATTCCCGAACAATTGTTGGAGAGCGAACTGTTCGGCCATATGCGCGGGGCCTTCACCGATGCCAAAATGGACAAACGCGGCCTCTTTGAGGAGGCTCAAAAGGGTACCTTGTTCTTGGATGAAATCAGCGAGCTCCCGTTGATGCTCCAAGCGAAGCTGCTGCGGGCCATCCAGGAAAAAGAAATCCGTCGTGTGGGCGCGACCAAGTCGATTCCCGTGGATGTACGGATCATCGCCGCCACGAACCTGAACCTCGGCGACGAAGTCAAGAACAAGCGGTTCCGCGAGGATTTTTACTACCGGCTCAATGTCATCGAGTTGCGGCTTCCGCCGTTGCGTGAACGTCGGGAGGACATTCCCATCCTTGTGGACGCATTCTTGAAAAAATGTGCCCAGAGTCGCGGCAAACAAGTGAAGGGGGTCAGCGAGGCGGCCCTCGCCATGCTCGTCGAGTATGCCTGGCCCGGCAATGTGCGGGAATTGGAAAACGTGATCGAGCGGGCCGTGACCCTCAGCCATGGCGAAAAGATCATCGCCGACGATTTGCCTCATGCGGTACAGGGGGCGCGGGGGGACCGGCGCATTTTGGATGAAGCGGCCGAGCGGACGTTGCCGTTGCATGAAGTGGAACAGGAATATATCGTCAAGATCCTGGAGAAGACAGGCGGCAACAAATATCAAGCCGCCCATGTGTTAGGGATCGACCGCAAGACCCTGTATCGGAAGCTGGCTGAAATCGAAGGCAAACCGCACTCGGACGAATGA
- a CDS encoding Multi-sensor hybrid histidine kinase: protein MQPPHKKSLLLEYGVAGLLTIGIFVLDLLTPSGVVEWLLYAVPLALTLSSSRASATLYYTGVVTLLLVIGYVASPPGVPTLYAVVNRLLGIVIMWVFALALTGRQSVRTEAEETRERMAQALTVARAELTEAESARVAAVKARGHAEAAVLGAVAGQRRAEEEMLGDKVRFEGIVQSAMDAIITIDERHRILLFNQAAERMFGWTAADLLGQPLDRLIPERFRGIHAEHINRFGRSGVTTRQMDALGTITGVRAGGEEFPIEAAISQIEAEGTSYYTVILRDITERRRLENELAEREALLRAIIETEPECVKVLALDGTVRTINAAGLAMVEAGSSQEVVGTDLCGLVASESQPAFRELVRKAGQGEAGWLEFELKGLLGTQRSLETHMVPLRGAEGTITSVLGVTRDVTERKKAELLLRQSEERYRRLLSLLPDAVMVNRENRIIFINEQGLRLFGAAKVEDILGKSPYDLVHPDYHSLVGERIRHLLGTGSTVPEVEQKIVRLDGTIVDVEVGAARFRDEEGVGILMVLRDMTQRKVAEQRLRESEERLQSLLGAMEDVIWSSSLDLSTIYYVSPSVSAIYARPVEDFVTRPALWLEVVHPDDRPLAEQALRDLRATGEFDVEYRIIRLDGDMRWLHDRRRVIEDDQGRSLRIDGIVSDITERKRLQAQLRRTERVAELGTVASGMAHEIGTPMNVILGRAEYLMERTKEESVRKGLQTIVSQVERITRVMNQLLAFARRGPVEHRALDLRQTIEDNLEIFQERLAHNGIVVETSFADACPLVHADADQMSQVMINLIMNAIHAMPDGGPLKVTLAPDRGMVTLTVADTGLGMPREVITKIFDPFFTTKEFGKGTGLGLTVVKGIIEEHNGTIHVESEPGKGTVFTLCLPIHHDVQT, encoded by the coding sequence GTGCAGCCCCCCCACAAGAAATCCCTTCTCCTCGAATACGGCGTCGCAGGACTGCTCACCATCGGAATCTTCGTCCTGGACCTCCTGACTCCGTCCGGGGTCGTTGAGTGGCTGCTTTATGCCGTTCCCCTGGCCCTCACCCTCTCTTCCTCTCGGGCCTCTGCGACGCTCTACTACACCGGTGTCGTCACGCTGTTGCTGGTTATCGGGTATGTCGCGTCACCTCCCGGCGTTCCGACTCTCTATGCGGTGGTCAACCGCCTGTTGGGGATCGTGATCATGTGGGTGTTTGCCCTCGCCCTGACCGGCCGTCAGTCGGTTCGAACGGAGGCGGAAGAGACCCGCGAGCGGATGGCGCAGGCCCTCACGGTTGCTCGGGCTGAGCTGACGGAGGCCGAATCGGCGAGGGTTGCCGCCGTGAAGGCACGGGGCCATGCCGAGGCGGCGGTGTTGGGCGCGGTGGCCGGTCAACGCCGCGCCGAAGAGGAAATGCTTGGGGACAAGGTGCGGTTCGAAGGGATTGTTCAGTCCGCCATGGATGCCATCATCACCATCGATGAACGGCATAGGATCCTCCTTTTCAATCAAGCGGCGGAACGGATGTTCGGCTGGACGGCTGCCGACCTGTTGGGCCAGCCCTTGGATCGACTCATTCCGGAGCGGTTCCGCGGTATCCACGCCGAGCACATCAACCGATTCGGCCGGTCCGGCGTCACGACTCGTCAAATGGATGCGTTGGGCACGATTACCGGAGTTCGCGCTGGCGGGGAGGAATTTCCGATCGAGGCGGCCATCTCGCAAATCGAAGCGGAAGGCACGAGCTACTACACCGTCATTCTCCGCGACATCACAGAACGGAGACGGCTCGAGAATGAATTGGCCGAGCGTGAGGCCTTGCTGCGGGCGATCATCGAGACGGAACCGGAATGCGTGAAGGTACTGGCCCTCGACGGAACCGTCCGGACCATCAATGCGGCGGGGCTGGCCATGGTCGAAGCGGGGAGTAGTCAGGAGGTTGTCGGAACCGATCTCTGCGGTTTGGTCGCATCTGAATCTCAACCGGCCTTCCGTGAACTGGTCCGCAAGGCGGGACAGGGGGAGGCAGGCTGGTTGGAGTTTGAACTGAAGGGCCTTCTAGGGACCCAGCGATCGTTGGAGACCCATATGGTCCCGCTCCGTGGAGCCGAAGGGACCATCACCTCGGTGCTGGGGGTGACTCGTGATGTGACCGAGCGGAAGAAGGCCGAATTGCTCTTGCGTCAGAGCGAAGAACGGTACCGGCGGCTCCTGTCGTTGTTGCCGGACGCCGTAATGGTCAATCGTGAGAACCGGATCATTTTCATCAACGAACAGGGGCTGAGACTGTTCGGGGCTGCGAAGGTGGAAGATATTCTGGGGAAATCTCCCTATGACTTGGTTCACCCCGATTACCACTCCTTGGTCGGCGAACGCATCCGGCACCTCCTGGGAACCGGCAGCACGGTTCCCGAGGTCGAGCAGAAGATCGTGCGGTTGGACGGAACGATCGTGGATGTGGAAGTCGGTGCCGCCCGCTTCAGGGACGAGGAAGGAGTCGGCATTCTGATGGTGTTGAGGGACATGACGCAGCGTAAGGTAGCGGAACAGCGGTTGCGGGAAAGCGAAGAGCGTCTTCAGAGCCTGTTGGGCGCGATGGAAGACGTGATTTGGTCGTCTTCACTGGATTTGTCTACGATCTATTATGTCAGCCCGTCTGTGTCGGCCATCTATGCGCGACCGGTCGAGGACTTTGTGACGCGGCCCGCCTTATGGTTGGAGGTGGTCCATCCGGACGATCGGCCGCTAGCCGAACAGGCGTTGCGGGATCTCCGGGCCACCGGAGAGTTCGACGTGGAGTATCGCATCATTCGGCTCGATGGCGATATGCGCTGGTTGCACGACCGCAGACGGGTCATCGAAGACGATCAGGGGCGATCATTGCGGATCGACGGGATCGTCAGCGATATCACGGAGCGAAAGCGCTTGCAAGCGCAGCTCCGTCGAACCGAGCGGGTTGCGGAACTCGGGACAGTGGCTTCCGGCATGGCGCACGAGATCGGCACACCGATGAATGTGATCCTGGGTCGAGCCGAATATTTGATGGAGCGCACCAAAGAGGAGTCGGTCAGGAAGGGGCTCCAAACCATCGTCAGTCAGGTCGAGCGGATTACGCGGGTGATGAACCAGTTGCTGGCCTTCGCACGCCGCGGCCCGGTCGAACATCGAGCCCTGGATCTGCGCCAGACGATCGAAGATAACCTGGAGATCTTTCAGGAACGGTTGGCCCACAACGGCATCGTCGTCGAAACCTCCTTTGCCGATGCCTGCCCGTTGGTTCACGCGGATGCCGATCAGATGAGCCAGGTCATGATCAATCTGATCATGAACGCGATCCATGCGATGCCTGACGGAGGGCCCTTGAAGGTGACCTTGGCTCCCGACCGAGGTATGGTCACACTCACGGTTGCGGATACCGGTTTAGGGATGCCGCGGGAAGTGATCACTAAGATCTTCGACCCGTTTTTTACGACCAAGGAGTTCGGCAAGGGAACCGGATTAGGGCTGACGGTCGTGAAGGGGATCATTGAAGAGCACAACGGCACCATTCATGTGGAGAGCGAACCGGGGAAAGGGACCGTCTTCACCCTCTGTCTGCCGATCCACCACGACGTCCAGACATGA
- a CDS encoding sigma-54 dependent DNA-binding response regulator → MLCVVAVSMRDLFCEGVGVGGGKPAVLLVVEDDTDMRSLLCDELWGEGYQLREAANGEEGLAAVMRAAPDLIVTDLKMLAGGFEYVHRLRTCAPRCPIIVMSAFGDIQTKQAAMKSGATAYFDKPVRLSELKAAVKQLLRDSDRLPDGRLLH, encoded by the coding sequence ATGCTTTGCGTCGTAGCTGTTTCGATGAGAGACCTGTTCTGTGAGGGAGTCGGGGTGGGAGGGGGAAAGCCAGCCGTGTTACTGGTCGTGGAAGACGATACAGACATGCGGAGTTTACTCTGCGACGAGTTGTGGGGTGAAGGGTACCAATTGCGGGAAGCTGCCAATGGTGAGGAAGGGTTGGCCGCGGTCATGCGCGCGGCACCGGACTTGATCGTGACCGATCTGAAGATGTTGGCCGGAGGGTTTGAGTATGTGCATCGGCTGAGAACCTGCGCGCCACGTTGTCCGATCATCGTGATGTCGGCCTTCGGCGACATCCAGACCAAGCAGGCGGCGATGAAGAGCGGGGCGACGGCCTACTTCGACAAGCCGGTTCGCCTGTCGGAGTTGAAGGCGGCGGTCAAACAATTGTTGCGGGATTCGGACAGGTTGCCGGACGGGCGGCTCCTACACTGA
- a CDS encoding Septum formation protein Maf — protein sequence MRFILASTSPRRKELLTLLGLPFEVVTPSFVEQVVPHLAADLQAAEFAAGKARSCAGQFPEAVVLGSDTLISLGTEVLGKPLDLADAEVMLRMMAGRTHTIFTAVALVSHKLGFCDVRIATIQVTMKAFDEAALTGYLRTEESLGKAGAYSIQGAGGMLIDRIEGDYTGAVGLPLRTVADLVYRRGMACPVDIETLYALKPYPNWGRFSS from the coding sequence ATGCGGTTCATCCTGGCCTCCACCTCGCCGAGGCGGAAGGAATTGTTGACTCTCCTGGGCCTGCCCTTCGAGGTCGTGACCCCGTCGTTTGTCGAGCAAGTGGTGCCGCATCTGGCAGCCGACCTGCAGGCGGCAGAGTTCGCGGCCGGCAAGGCACGATCCTGCGCCGGTCAATTTCCTGAGGCTGTGGTGCTGGGCAGCGACACCTTGATCAGCCTGGGAACAGAGGTGCTGGGAAAACCCCTCGATCTGGCCGATGCCGAGGTCATGCTCCGGATGATGGCAGGCCGGACCCACACGATTTTCACGGCGGTCGCGCTGGTGAGTCACAAGCTCGGGTTCTGCGATGTTCGGATCGCAACGATTCAGGTCACGATGAAGGCGTTCGACGAGGCAGCCTTGACGGGCTATCTGCGCACAGAAGAAAGTTTGGGCAAGGCCGGAGCCTATTCCATTCAAGGGGCCGGTGGGATGCTCATCGATCGGATCGAGGGCGACTACACCGGAGCCGTGGGGCTTCCTCTGCGTACGGTGGCCGACCTGGTGTATCGGCGCGGCATGGCTTGTCCGGTCGATATAGAGACGCTCTATGCCCTCAAGCCCTATCCGAATTGGGGACGATTCAGTTCCTGA
- a CDS encoding Two-component system response regulator protein: protein MAGSPSQTPFLSPFADPVLAARVEALKQLADGLTDRVAVMDRDLNVVYANDKAWGREGNQTAVSRPAKCYEAFVRLTDPCGTCPATKVFETREVRTIACASPGEGTACGMHQAFPLMSASGEVGSVLVLFHKRAETPALTEVLPARKGGRLRPERTDSRLGDLVGASPAMHQLFDMIRLVADSVATVLIQGESGTGKELVARTIHQSSYRRDKPFVVVDCGALPETLLESELFGHVKGAFTGASTAKPGLFEEADGGTVFLDEIADTSPTFQAKLLRVLQEGEIKRVGGTQPVKIDVRVISATNRDLTDLVKAKAFRQDLYYRLAVLPMYLPPLRERRGDIPLLVSQFIEDSCRRHRQSFRHVSDEAMRTLTAAPWLGNVRELQHYIERAVVTTTDTELTCHDLAAVKTQPTGADLRTVVRGAARQAERARILQALQEASGNRVKAARLLKISRANLYNKLHEFGIQ, encoded by the coding sequence ATGGCCGGATCTCCCTCACAGACACCCTTCCTGTCTCCCTTTGCCGATCCTGTTCTCGCTGCTCGCGTAGAGGCCTTGAAACAACTGGCCGACGGGTTGACCGACCGGGTCGCCGTCATGGATCGGGACCTGAATGTGGTCTATGCCAATGACAAGGCATGGGGCAGGGAAGGGAATCAGACTGCGGTATCCAGACCTGCCAAGTGTTACGAAGCCTTCGTCCGCTTGACGGACCCCTGCGGGACATGCCCCGCCACCAAGGTGTTCGAGACTCGAGAGGTACGGACGATCGCCTGCGCCAGTCCCGGTGAAGGCACCGCCTGCGGCATGCACCAAGCCTTCCCGCTGATGTCTGCGTCGGGTGAAGTCGGATCGGTGCTGGTATTGTTTCACAAACGGGCGGAAACGCCTGCCCTCACGGAGGTTCTCCCGGCGCGAAAAGGAGGTCGGCTGCGGCCGGAACGGACCGACTCGCGATTGGGGGACCTGGTCGGCGCGAGTCCGGCGATGCACCAGCTGTTCGACATGATTCGGTTGGTGGCCGACAGCGTGGCGACGGTGCTGATTCAAGGCGAAAGCGGGACGGGCAAGGAGCTGGTGGCCAGGACGATCCATCAGAGTAGTTACCGCCGTGACAAACCGTTTGTCGTGGTGGATTGCGGAGCCCTCCCCGAGACCCTGTTGGAAAGTGAACTGTTCGGCCATGTCAAGGGAGCCTTTACGGGGGCTTCTACGGCCAAGCCTGGTCTGTTCGAAGAAGCGGACGGAGGAACCGTGTTCTTGGACGAAATCGCCGACACCTCTCCGACCTTCCAGGCTAAGCTGTTGCGGGTGTTGCAAGAGGGGGAGATCAAGCGGGTCGGGGGCACGCAACCGGTCAAGATCGATGTCCGTGTCATTTCGGCCACCAATAGGGATTTGACCGATCTGGTGAAGGCGAAGGCGTTTCGACAGGATCTCTATTATCGATTGGCCGTGCTGCCGATGTATTTACCACCCTTGCGCGAGCGAAGGGGGGACATTCCTCTCCTGGTCTCGCAGTTTATCGAGGATTCCTGCCGACGACACCGCCAATCGTTTCGCCACGTGAGCGACGAGGCCATGCGGACATTGACTGCCGCCCCATGGCTCGGTAACGTTCGTGAATTGCAACACTACATCGAACGGGCGGTCGTCACGACCACGGATACGGAGTTGACCTGCCACGACTTGGCGGCGGTGAAGACGCAGCCAACGGGGGCCGACCTCCGGACGGTCGTACGGGGGGCCGCCCGACAGGCGGAGAGGGCCCGCATCCTCCAGGCATTACAAGAAGCGTCCGGGAATCGGGTGAAGGCCGCCCGTTTGCTCAAGATCAGCCGCGCCAACCTCTATAACAAACTGCATGAGTTCGGCATTCAGTAA
- a CDS encoding Dihydrolipoamide acetyltransferase component of pyruvate dehydrogenase complex has protein sequence MASRVVMPKLTDTMEEGVLLAWKKHEGDPVQAGEAIAEIETDKAVMDLEAFAPGILRKILARNGDTVKSGTLIAVIAGADEDITPALIDGVTAAPSIGAATKPVAKQTTETASVPSSRVAGARPPASPRAKALAAERGIDLATLTGSGPGGRIVEDDVMNASAPATQDLPAGTDQPLSQMRKAIARATVQSKAPVPHFYLTIEIDMEQTERFRDQFKEQRQTHPSITDLLIKASALTLLRHPEINVSFAGDAIRRYDSIDIGVAVGMEDGLITPVIRDCGVKTLAEISSESRTLIERARQKRLQPHEYTGATFSISNLGMFDVDNFIAVLMPPQAASIAVGAVRDVPVVTKGNVTVGRRMKVTLSCDHRAVDGLQGAQFLKEFKRVLEHPQELAAPR, from the coding sequence ATGGCTAGTCGCGTCGTCATGCCCAAATTGACGGATACGATGGAAGAGGGGGTCCTGCTGGCCTGGAAGAAACATGAGGGTGATCCGGTGCAGGCAGGCGAGGCCATCGCCGAGATCGAAACCGATAAGGCCGTCATGGATCTGGAAGCCTTCGCGCCCGGCATCCTGCGCAAGATTCTGGCGCGGAACGGCGATACCGTGAAATCCGGTACGTTGATCGCCGTGATCGCCGGAGCGGACGAAGACATCACACCGGCCTTGATAGACGGCGTCACGGCCGCGCCGTCGATCGGAGCGGCAACGAAACCTGTTGCGAAGCAGACGACGGAGACAGCCTCTGTGCCATCTTCCCGCGTCGCAGGAGCAAGGCCCCCGGCGTCCCCGAGGGCCAAGGCCTTGGCGGCCGAACGGGGGATCGATCTTGCGACGTTGACCGGCAGTGGTCCCGGTGGGCGGATCGTCGAGGACGATGTCATGAATGCGTCGGCTCCCGCCACGCAGGATCTTCCTGCCGGAACCGATCAGCCCTTGAGCCAGATGCGGAAGGCCATCGCCAGGGCGACGGTCCAAAGCAAAGCGCCGGTTCCGCACTTCTACCTGACCATCGAGATCGACATGGAGCAGACGGAACGATTCCGCGATCAATTCAAGGAACAGCGACAGACCCATCCCTCCATCACCGACCTGCTCATCAAGGCTTCGGCGCTGACGCTCCTGCGGCATCCGGAGATCAATGTCTCTTTTGCGGGCGACGCGATCAGACGGTATGATAGCATCGATATCGGCGTGGCCGTTGGGATGGAGGACGGTTTGATCACCCCCGTCATTCGTGATTGCGGCGTGAAGACACTGGCCGAGATTTCATCCGAATCCAGGACGCTCATCGAACGGGCCCGACAGAAGCGGTTGCAGCCGCATGAATACACCGGTGCCACGTTCTCCATTTCCAACCTGGGCATGTTCGACGTGGACAACTTCATCGCCGTGTTGATGCCGCCGCAGGCCGCCTCGATCGCAGTCGGAGCCGTTCGAGACGTGCCGGTCGTGACGAAGGGAAACGTGACGGTAGGGCGGAGGATGAAGGTGACGTTGTCTTGCGACCATCGGGCCGTCGATGGGTTGCAGGGTGCGCAGTTTCTGAAGGAATTCAAGCGGGTCCTGGAACATCCGCAGGAGCTTGCCGCCCCCCGGTGA